In Pseudomonadota bacterium, the DNA window CCGATACGATCCATTTTATTAATAAAGCACATACGGGGAACGCGGTATTTATCAGCCTGACGCCAAACCGTTTCGGATTGCGGCTCAACACCGGCAACCGAGTCAAATACGGCCACTGCACCATCAAGAACGCGCAGGCTACGCTCAACTTCAATCGTGAAGTCAACGTGACCGGGGGTGTCGATGATGTTAATGCGGTAATCTTTCCAGAAACATGTCGTTGCAGCGGAGGTAATCGTGATACCACGCTCCTGCTCCTGCTCCATCCAGTCCATCGTGGCGGCGCCGTCATGCACTTCACCGATTTTGTAAGACTTACCGGTGTAATACAGCACGCGCTCTGTCGTCGTCGTTTTACCGGCGTCGATATGAGCCATAATGCCGATGTTGCGGTATTTCTCAAGTGGCGTATTGGTACCAGACATTTTTCTTCACTCTCCCTATTTCGCTTACCAGCGGTAATGTGCGAACGCTTTGTTCGCTTCCGCCATTTTATGCGTGTCTTCACGCTTTTTCACCGCTGTACCGCGGTCATTTGACGCATCTTCCAGTTCACGCGCCAGACGATCAATCATCGTTGTTTCGGAACGGCCGCGTGCGGCATCAATAATCCAGCGGATCGCCATCGCCTGCTGTTTTTCGGGGCGGACTTCGGTCGGAACCTGATAAGTCGCACCACCAACGCGGCGGGAACGA includes these proteins:
- the rpsG gene encoding 30S ribosomal protein S7 yields the protein MSRRRRAEKREVLPDPKYLDTVVAKFINGLMKDGRRSKAERIFYGAMEQLQSRAKVEPLELFHDALNNVKPSLQVRSRRVGGATYQVPTEVRPEKQQAMAIRWIIDAARGRSETTMIDRLARELEDASNDRGTAVKKREDTHKMAEANKAFAHYRW